Proteins encoded together in one Ictidomys tridecemlineatus isolate mIctTri1 chromosome 3, mIctTri1.hap1, whole genome shotgun sequence window:
- the LOC110597789 gene encoding uncharacterized protein LOC110597789 — MAHSSCSSCCKPTCCRTTCCRTSCWKPACVTSCCQPCCPSTCCETTCCRTTCCKPACDISCCSTSCCEPRCCEPCYCPSYCLTPCCQPCCCQPCCPPACCKTTCHKTTCCKSTCEPNCCEPCCCPSCCIIPRCQPCCCQPCSS; from the coding sequence ATGGCCCACTCCAGCTGCTCCTCTTGCTGCAAACCTACCTGTTGCAGAACCACCTGCTGCAGGACCAGCTGCTGGAAACCAGCCTGTGTCACCAGCTGCTGCCAGCCCTGCTGTCCCTCAACTTGCTGTGAAACCACCTGCTGCAGGACCACCTGCTGCAAACCAGCCTGTGATATCAGCTGCTGCAGCACATCCTGCTGTGAGCCCAGATGCTGTGAGCCTTGCTACTGCCCCAGCTACTGCCTCACTCCCTGCTGCCAACCCTGCTGCTGCCAGCCTTGCTGTCCCCCAGCTTGCTGTAAAACCACCTGCCACAAGACCACCTGCTGCAAATCAACCTGTGAGCCCAACTGCTGTGAACCTTGCTGCTGCCCCAGTTGCTGCATCATTCCCCGCTGccagccctgctgctgccagcccTGCTCCTCATGA